From the Hyphomicrobium sp. ghe19 genome, one window contains:
- a CDS encoding L,D-transpeptidase family protein: protein MRCSTKFKGRVPPASRSIAISALILSIFGLSMFAGPSAVDAKSKSGVLKSASEAAIITPPTSPLLVVVSLRRQKVRVYDANGEIASSRISSGRPGFNTPTGVFSILEKNVYHTSNIYSGASMPYQERITWSGIAFHAGDIPGFPASHGCIRLPFAFSKKLYGLTKLGTRVVVTSEEVEPIAFDSPKLFQPLPADEASAMKSDRSKPAQLAVNDQPDDSSTSDALQELPLFIGVSPALIRAVADMPRDPQRRPTTRAEADQIMQEKLDRARVSIKTAEAALATAQERATATAKEFDGSSQRYEMARRAVEPIRENLKAAEARQQDAMKAFAAYMSGATTTLQLASADANISIDRETALEEALLDLTIEADRARAQAAQGEMSFAEVQAGYSAAQTGRDTAADVLRDAQSDLASAQAALSDANKEMRLRSKPVSVLVSLRAKRLYIRQGIDPLLEAPITVAPLPHKVGTHVFTAMRYSSDPNTFDWRLVSAQTPLAGQPFEEGKKKRNRTALAQGRALNVQMATEALSAFTIPDDILATITELARPGSSLIVSDGELPLNENGNGTEFVVLTR, encoded by the coding sequence GTGCGTTGTTCGACCAAGTTCAAAGGCAGAGTTCCGCCGGCATCGCGCTCCATCGCGATTAGCGCCCTCATCTTGAGCATTTTCGGATTGAGCATGTTCGCCGGCCCGTCTGCGGTCGATGCAAAATCCAAATCCGGCGTTTTGAAATCAGCCAGCGAAGCTGCGATCATCACGCCGCCGACGTCTCCGCTTCTGGTCGTCGTTTCGCTCAGGCGGCAGAAGGTGCGCGTCTATGACGCGAACGGCGAAATCGCATCGTCTCGCATCTCATCGGGCCGTCCGGGCTTCAATACACCGACAGGCGTGTTCTCGATCCTCGAAAAGAATGTCTACCATACGAGCAACATCTATTCCGGCGCGTCGATGCCTTATCAGGAGCGCATCACATGGTCGGGCATAGCGTTTCATGCCGGTGACATTCCGGGCTTCCCCGCGTCGCACGGCTGCATTCGCCTTCCCTTTGCTTTCTCAAAGAAGCTTTACGGCCTCACCAAGCTTGGCACCCGCGTCGTCGTGACGTCTGAAGAAGTCGAACCGATTGCCTTCGACAGCCCAAAACTGTTCCAGCCACTTCCGGCCGACGAAGCGTCGGCGATGAAATCCGATCGGTCGAAGCCGGCTCAGCTCGCCGTGAACGACCAGCCGGACGACAGTTCGACGTCCGACGCTTTGCAAGAATTGCCGCTATTTATCGGCGTATCACCTGCGCTCATCAGAGCGGTCGCCGATATGCCGCGCGATCCGCAGCGCCGTCCGACGACGCGCGCCGAAGCCGATCAGATCATGCAGGAAAAGCTTGATCGCGCGCGAGTATCGATCAAGACCGCAGAGGCGGCACTTGCAACAGCGCAAGAACGGGCCACCGCCACTGCGAAGGAATTCGACGGTTCAAGCCAACGGTACGAAATGGCGCGGCGTGCGGTGGAGCCGATCCGCGAAAACCTCAAGGCTGCAGAAGCGCGCCAGCAGGACGCTATGAAGGCATTCGCGGCGTACATGTCGGGTGCGACCACAACGCTGCAGTTAGCATCTGCCGATGCGAACATCTCCATCGATCGCGAAACTGCGCTCGAGGAGGCGTTGCTCGATCTGACGATCGAAGCCGATCGGGCGCGAGCCCAAGCAGCGCAAGGTGAGATGAGCTTCGCGGAAGTGCAGGCGGGCTATTCCGCTGCACAGACGGGTCGCGATACGGCGGCGGACGTGCTGCGCGATGCGCAATCGGATCTTGCGTCGGCGCAGGCCGCGCTCTCTGACGCCAACAAGGAAATGCGGCTCAGGTCCAAACCGGTTTCGGTTCTGGTCAGTCTTCGCGCCAAGCGGCTCTATATCCGCCAGGGGATCGATCCGCTTCTCGAGGCGCCGATCACGGTCGCACCTCTGCCGCACAAGGTCGGAACGCACGTGTTCACCGCCATGCGGTACAGCTCCGATCCCAACACCTTCGATTGGAGACTGGTCAGCGCCCAAACGCCGCTTGCCGGACAGCCGTTCGAAGAGGGCAAGAAAAAGCGCAACAGGACGGCGCTGGCGCAAGGACGCGCGCTCAACGTGCAAATGGCGACCGAAGCGCTCAGCGCATTCACGATCCCGGACGATATTCTTGCGACGATTACAGAGCTCGCACGCCCGGGGTCGTCGCTGATCGTTTCCGACGGCGAACTGCCGCTCAACGAAAACGGAAACGGCACGGAATTCGTCGTGCTGACGCGATAA